DNA sequence from the Pseudomonadota bacterium genome:
CGCCTCCAGTTTCGAGAAGTCGAGGATGTCGTTGATAATCGTCAGCAGGCTGTCGGCGGATTGGCGGATCGTTTCCGCGTATTGACGCTGTTCGTCGTCGAGTTTCGTCTCCAGCAACAGACCGGACATGCCGATCACGCCGTTCATCGGGGTGCGGATTTCGTGACTCATAACGGCAAGGAATTCGGACTTCGTGCGGGTAGCGATCTCGGCCGTCTCTTTCGCGGCCCTCAACGCCTGCTCGGCGCGCTGCCGTTTCGTGATATCGGTGACGATGGCCGTGAAAATGGCCTTCCCGTCGGTTTCCAGTACGGCCAGGCTAAGGGCGAGATGCATGGGAAATTCGGTGTCGTCCTGGCGCCGCCCCCGGGCCTCCCAGCCCCGGCTGAGAACTCGGTTTTCCTTTGCCCCACGGTGCCGATCCAAATAGCCGATATATTCTTCGCAATCGGCCAACGGCATTAAGACAAGAAAGTTCTGGCCGATGATTTTCTCCGCCGCGTAACCAAAAATCTGTTCGGCTGCCGGGTTGAAACTTTCGATCACGCCGTCCCCGTCGAAGGTGATGATACCGGTGGCGGCGGTGTCCAGAACCACCTGCAACCGCTTTTCGCTTTCCACAAGTTGCCGGGTTATGCGCTGGGTCTCGCCCGCGTGCAAGGCAAGCACACGTTCCATCTGCTTGCGCTCCGTAATATCGGAGGCGATGCTGCAAATCTCGGCGGGCCAGCCGCCCACGTCCTTCAGGACGAAACTCGTCTGCAAGAAGGTTCGCGAAACGCCTTTTACCTTGATGACGACTTCGTTCCCCTCGGGAACGTCGAGGGTGGCCAGCGCGATCCGCTCGCTTTGCTCCGCCCAGTCGCCAAGTTCCGGGTACACCTCGCGAATCGTCTTTCCCCGCCACGCCTTGGCATTGATGCCGAAAATCTCCTGCTGGCGCCGGTTGACCCATTTGTAGCGGCCGCCAATGTCCTTCAGGGATATGCAAAGGGGGGCCGAATCCAGGATGCCCTGAAGCTGGCGGTCGCCTTCGCGCAGCTTCGTTTCCATGCGCTTGCGTTCGGTGATGTCACGGGCAACCCCGACGAACAGAACCCTTCCCTTGATCCACATCTCGTTGATGGTGAGCCCGACCGGAAAGGTCGTACCGTCCCGCCGCTTGCCCTTCGCCTCGTGGCTGGCCTCGACCGCCCCCGTTTTCGCCAGATCGCCGAGAAAGCCGCTGACGCCGGCCTCGGCGTGGAGGTTGTCCTCGGAAGGAAAGGAAGGCATGAGAAGCCGGATATTCTCGCCGATGACCTCTTCGGCGACACGGCCAAACATCTTTTCTCCTCCCTGGTTGAAGGAAAGAAGGGTGCCGCTTTCATCGAGACTGAAGATGGCGTCCGGCGCGTTGGAAACGATGGCGTCCAGATAGGCCCGATTTTTTATCTCGTCCCTGAAGACCGCGTTCAAACTCAAGGTCAGGCCGACAAGCACGAAGCTATAGCTTGCCGCCCCAAGCACATGAGCGGCGGCAAATGCCGTTGCGGGCGACTGGTCCGAAAACGGCGTCAGCGCGAGTTGCCCAGCGAGGCCGACAAGGAGGGAAAGCACGAGCCAGTGTTCGAAAACGTCCTCCCGCCAGCCGCCTTTCCGAAGGTAACCCACCAAGGCGAGCAGAAAAAAACCGGCGGCGGTGAACGCTTCAAGCCCTAGCCGGGAGGCCTCTTCCGGGCGAAGGGGGGTTAGGGGAAGGAAAGAGAAAAAATAGATGCACGCCAGGGCTATCCCGCCTGCGACAAGGTAAAGGGTACCCTTTGGAACCAACGCGATTTTTTTTCGCAGGCCAGGGTGCCACGCCAGCCAACTGAACCACAACGCGCCCCCCAACAGAACGCCCGAGGCCGTCCGGTCCCAAGCCCCGCCTACGGAATGCCCCGATGAAGGGAAGTCTGCGAGGGGGCCATGAAGGCTGAGGATATAGTAGCTGTCCAGCAGACCGGCGCCAAAGAAGCCGGCGCCGATGAAAAGAAAGGGGCTGCTTCTCTCGCCTTGAAACCGAATCAGCATCAATGCGCTGATGAAGAACGCCAGCAGCGCCGCAACCCCTTCCCCCGCGCTGAGCACTTCATGCAAAAGCGTCCACGCGCCGCCGGGCAGCAAAAAGACGCCCGCGGCAAGACTGCCTCCAAAAATCCCGTAGAAAAGAACCCTCCGACGGGCCTGCTTGGCACGTTCCGCTTTAAATGCGACCGATTGGAACATTTCGCCACCGAAAGAATTACACGAATTACGCGTGTCGTTTCTATATGACACACGTAAAAGATGTATTAAGCGGTGGCGGTGGCGATGGCGGCTGGACCTTTACCCGCCGCCGTTCCGCCCGCAAACCGGAGAAAGTTCGTCTCGTCCGGCGCCGTGTTTAGGTTTGCCGAATCTTGATCGTCTTCGCCGTCGCCTCGGCGCCGGGCCGTTTCGCGAGGACGATCTTGAGGACGCCCTTCTCGAAGGTCGCCTCGATCTTGTTCGCGTCCACCGTCTCGGGCAAACGGAACGACCGGCGGAAGCTGCCATAACTCCGTTCGGACAGGTAGCGGTTCTTCTTCTTCTCCTCCCTCTCGATCTTCTTCTCGCCCGCGATGTTGAGATAACCGTCCGACAAGGTCGCGGAAACGTCTTTTTCATCCAGGCCGGGCAGCTCAGCCGTGATTTCAACCTGCTTGTCCGTCTCGCTCATGTCGATTCGCGGGAAGACGTCGCCAAAGACCGGGCCAAGACGTCCGCCAAGATTAGCCCCGAAGAAACTGGGCGCGGAAAAGCCGTGAAGAAACTCATCGAACATGCGGTCAATCCCCTCGCGCAAGGAAAGCAAGGGGTGGATATCGCCCGCCCTGGCCGGCGCCGTTTTAGGTGCGGATTTTTTCGCCATGTCTGCCTCCTCCTATGGATTCCTATGGATGCGTTTCCCGCTTTGGTCGGCGGGGAATACCCATACATAAGTTAGGAGTTTTCCAAAAAATCCGGAGGCGGCAAATGTCTTTTCGCAAGTTCCCGCATGGAAATTTTTCCATGCGCGCCCCGCGCCAACCAGGCACGGAAGGCTTGCCGGATCGGCAACGGCCTAGAGGGCCTGACCGTCCATCTCGCCCGTCCGGATGCGCATCGCCTGGCCCACATCAAGGACGAAAATCTTGCCGTCGCCGATCTGGCCGGTCTTGGCGGCGTCGTGAATCGCTTCCACGACCCGTTCGGCGATCCCATCGTCAACAACGGCCTCGATCTTCACCTTCGGGACGAAACTCACCGCGTATTCGGCGCCGCGGTAGATCTCCGTATGGCCTTTCTGGCGGCCATACCCCTTCACTTCGCTAACGGTCATTCCCTGAACGCCGACAGCCGTTAACGCTTCGCGAACTTCGTCGAGCTTGAACGGCTTGATGATGGCGATTACGAGTTTCATGCGCGTTTCCCCCCTGTCCAAATGGCTGGCGACGTCATCTCCCTCATAGGGTGTAACCCCTTTCGCCGTGGGTGGTGATGTCGAGCCCTTCCCTCTCTTCCTGATCGCTGACCCGAAGGCCGATGGTGGCCTTAAGGACAAGGACAAGGACGACGCTCACCACGCCCGTCCAGCCGATGACGGCGGCAGAGCCGATGAGCTGAATCCAAAGCTGGTCCAGGATCGTAACCCCTTCGGCCAGGCCGAGACCGCCGAATTGCGTGGACGCGAAGACGGCCGTAAGCAGAATGCCGAGGAGGCCGCCGACGCCGTGAACGGCGAAGACGTCGAGAGAATCATCGATGCGAACCTTCTGCTTGATGAAGGTAACCGCCCACGAGCAGACCAGCCCGGCCGCAAACCCGATCGCCAGCCCGCCCAGCGGACCGACATAGCCGGAAGCCGGCGTAATCGTCGCCAGTCCCGCCACCATGCCGGTCACGATGCCAATCAGGCTCGGCTTGCCATACTTCACCCACTCGATCGCCATCCAGGTCAACGCAGCGGTGGCCGCGGAAATGTGGGTCACGGTCATCGCCATCGCCGCGTTGCCGTTGGCGGCAAGCGCGGAACCCGCGTTGAAGCCGAACCAGCCGACCCACAGCATGGCCGCACCCATCATCGTAATACCGGGGCTGTGTGGCGGCTTCACTTCGCCGGGAAAACCCTTCCGGCCGCCCAGAGCGATCGCCAGCACCAAAGCCGAGATGCCGGCCGTCGCGTGAACGACCAGTCCGCCGGCGAAGTCGCGCACGCCAAGCTCGGCGAGCCAGCCGCCGCCCCAGATCCAATGGGTGACCGGCGCATAGACGAGAAGAAGCCAGAAGCCGCTGAACAGAAGGACGGCGGAAAACTTGATCCGTTCCGGGTAGGCGCCGACGATCAGCGCCGGCGTGATGACGGCGAAGGTCATCTGAAACATGACGAAGAGGGATTCCGGGATGTCCCCCGACATGGCGTCGAACCCGACACCGGAAAGAAAAGCCTTGCCGAAGCCGCCGTACCATTGGTTCGCAGCCCCCCCGTCCCCGAAGGCGATGCTGTAGGCGCACACGACCCA
Encoded proteins:
- a CDS encoding ammonium transporter, whose amino-acid sequence is MPILKSNRLFHCLVVFLLCLLPIPALAGEAVLSAGNTAWILTSTALVLFMTLPGLALFYGGLVRAENVLSVLMHCFAIVCLVSVLWVVCAYSIAFGDGGAANQWYGGFGKAFLSGVGFDAMSGDIPESLFVMFQMTFAVITPALIVGAYPERIKFSAVLLFSGFWLLLVYAPVTHWIWGGGWLAELGVRDFAGGLVVHATAGISALVLAIALGGRKGFPGEVKPPHSPGITMMGAAMLWVGWFGFNAGSALAANGNAAMAMTVTHISAATAALTWMAIEWVKYGKPSLIGIVTGMVAGLATITPASGYVGPLGGLAIGFAAGLVCSWAVTFIKQKVRIDDSLDVFAVHGVGGLLGILLTAVFASTQFGGLGLAEGVTILDQLWIQLIGSAAVIGWTGVVSVVLVLVLKATIGLRVSDQEEREGLDITTHGERGYTL
- a CDS encoding P-II family nitrogen regulator codes for the protein MKLVIAIIKPFKLDEVREALTAVGVQGMTVSEVKGYGRQKGHTEIYRGAEYAVSFVPKVKIEAVVDDGIAERVVEAIHDAAKTGQIGDGKIFVLDVGQAMRIRTGEMDGQAL
- a CDS encoding Hsp20/alpha crystallin family protein, encoding MAKKSAPKTAPARAGDIHPLLSLREGIDRMFDEFLHGFSAPSFFGANLGGRLGPVFGDVFPRIDMSETDKQVEITAELPGLDEKDVSATLSDGYLNIAGEKKIEREEKKKNRYLSERSYGSFRRSFRLPETVDANKIEATFEKGVLKIVLAKRPGAEATAKTIKIRQT
- a CDS encoding PAS domain S-box protein; amino-acid sequence: MVPKGTLYLVAGGIALACIYFFSFLPLTPLRPEEASRLGLEAFTAAGFFLLALVGYLRKGGWREDVFEHWLVLSLLVGLAGQLALTPFSDQSPATAFAAAHVLGAASYSFVLVGLTLSLNAVFRDEIKNRAYLDAIVSNAPDAIFSLDESGTLLSFNQGGEKMFGRVAEEVIGENIRLLMPSFPSEDNLHAEAGVSGFLGDLAKTGAVEASHEAKGKRRDGTTFPVGLTINEMWIKGRVLFVGVARDITERKRMETKLREGDRQLQGILDSAPLCISLKDIGGRYKWVNRRQQEIFGINAKAWRGKTIREVYPELGDWAEQSERIALATLDVPEGNEVVIKVKGVSRTFLQTSFVLKDVGGWPAEICSIASDITERKQMERVLALHAGETQRITRQLVESEKRLQVVLDTAATGIITFDGDGVIESFNPAAEQIFGYAAEKIIGQNFLVLMPLADCEEYIGYLDRHRGAKENRVLSRGWEARGRRQDDTEFPMHLALSLAVLETDGKAIFTAIVTDITKRQRAEQALRAAKETAEIATRTKSEFLAVMSHEIRTPMNGVIGMSGLLLETKLDDEQRQYAETIRQSADSLLTIINDILDFSKLEAGKLALEVIDFDLVELVEDVGELLGLQATGKGIDFLTFFAPDVPSHVRGDQARLRQVLMNLVGNAIKFTAGGSVAVSISLLSDTKKKFCLRFEVTDTGIGIQRKAQDQLFQRFTQADSSTTRRYGGTGLGLAICKQLVTLMNGRIGVDSAPGDGSTFWFEIQVGHPKKRRRSLVLPLESLSNLRVLVVDDSKLNRRILQKQFESWGMQVVCVESGKAALNILADAEQRKPAFDIAILDHMMPGMDGEELGRRIRKCGELAGMKLALATSAGLRKETAHFRSIGFDVCLTKPVFQSLLFDTIAHLCGRAISEGCAAADVSDKERAQAKAPSPSRSLRILLAEDNQVNQLLASVMLQRKGHRVDAVGNGIEAVKAVQSIPYDLVLMDVQMPEMDGLEATAKIRSLPGDLARIPIIALTANAMKGDREKYLAAGMNDYISKPIDEAKLHGALARWSGAPGKKSGDALAARKTGSA